The following proteins come from a genomic window of Leucoraja erinacea ecotype New England chromosome 1, Leri_hhj_1, whole genome shotgun sequence:
- the LOC129709725 gene encoding uncharacterized protein LOC129709725 → MRPTLKPYFRKSKILRETPASRRARGKIYLRLEIYGSAMPLQSHVKRINQWKACQWYDRSKLRTELLQNADLTLEQAVHACRTSVIVVPLIDQFDTQKKTINLTGFNRRPTPTDNRRFMNEPPQQVNRGFTNEPPQRCPKCNYFHNKGRLFCLANDKSYNYCKKVNHFAVVCRSCGNRSSSSASNLHLLQQNQTIQDSQDQLDSAHEDDPISTYDKLGKLPVTYKIIDPNIDPAVCAPHRVPHAVRDRIETELKNMVSVGVLAEISEPTDCVSTMVVTFKKEKKELRVCINPKDLNTAIKRPHYPMRTVKDVAA, encoded by the exons ATGCGACCTACCCTCAAACCGTATTTTAGAAAGAGCAAAATTCTTCGCGAGACACCAGCTTCCCGGCGAGCCCGTGGAAAGATTTATTTGCGACTTGAAATATACGGCTCAGCGATGCCGCTTCAAAGTCATGTCAAACGAATTAATCAGTGGAAAGCTTGTCAGTGGTATGACCGATCAAAACTAAggactgagttactgcagaatgCTGATTTAACCCTTGAACAAGCAGTGCACGCCTGCCGAACGTCTGTGATTGTGGTTCCATTAATTGACCAGTTTGACACTCAGAAGAAGACCATAAACCTGACTGGTTTCAACAGACGACCAACACCAACAGATAACAGAAGATTCATGAATGAACCACCACAACAGGTTAACCGGGGATTCACCAATGAGCCCCCTCAAAGATGCCCGAAATGTAACTATTTCCACAACAAGGGACGATTGTTTTGTCTAGCGAACGACAAGTCTTATAACTACTGCAAAAAGGTGAATCACTTTGCTGTTGTCTGCAGGTCCTGTGGGAACAGATCCTCCAGCTCAGCGTCTAATCTGCACCTGTTGCAACAAAACCAAACAATTCAAGACTCACAGGACCAGCTTGATTCTGCCCACGAGGATGATCCAATTAGCACatatga CAAACTTGGCAAGCTGCCTGTGACCTACAAGATCATTGACCCCAACATCGATCCAGCCGTCTGTGCTCCCCACCGTGTGCCACATGCCGTGCGAGACAGAATTGAGACTGAACTAAAAAACATGGTCTCCGTGGGCGTACTAGCTGAAATCAGTGAGCCCACAGACTgcgtctccaccatggttgtcacctttaagaaagaaaaaaaagagctcCGTGTGTGCATTAATCCAAAAGATTTGAACACTGCCATCAAGCGACCGCATTATCCGATGAGAACTGTCAAGGACGTCGCTGCATAA